Sequence from the Christiangramia fulva genome:
TGCTGCCATAAGCGAATATTAGGGTAGCGGCTAAAATAAGAAGTTTGAATTTTGTGAACATAATTTTGTTGGTTTGGTTAATTTCGTAGGGAAGTTGTACCGAATTGTAAATCAATCGGGTATGGATAAAATTAAACTATTTTCTCCATATGCCGAAATTTTTTGTGGGAAAGCACATATTTGGTTTCATGAAATAAAAAAATATCAGCGATAAATACGTCAAATTAAAAAAAATAGTATTTTAGTGTCTGAAATTAAACAGTTTACGTTTGCAATACCGCAAACCCTACCACGCAATTTGCCGTAAACATTTGCCTAAGTAAGGCTTAAAATGGAAAAACTGTTGTTCAATCTCTTTTTTATTGATTCTGCATTTCAAAAAGCGCAGAACCTGATTTTTTCACCCCAAAAATTTACTGAAATCATTGTGCCGCGTCTCCACTTAATGGAAAGGCCACGACTTTTCCTGTGGCTGAATGAGCCGGTATTCCTTAAATTCCTGAATCTAAATCCAATAAATAAATTAAACCTACTACTATGAACAAAATTCAACTTATTGGTATTATTACCATCATTGTGGGCCTGGGCATTGCCTATTTTACAGAAAGGACAGATTACCAGTTTGTGAGCTGGATCATGGCTGCATTTGGAATTGGCTGGGCCTTTACGGGAAGTTTTACGGTCTCGAGGAGAAAGAATTATTCTGAAACGTCTTCAGACTAAGATATTTTGTATCCGCTGAAAAGCGGCAAAGAGAATAAAAATTAAATATTAGTTTGCTCATCGTTAGCAGATTAATGTTTGCGTATTACTTTTTATTGTAAATTTAGAAGCCCCTCTCTATGCATTTATAGCTGCTAACTAACTCAACATAATGAAAAATTACCTCCGCACCTTGTGCAGGCATCTATTTGTGTGCTGTACTTTTTTTCTAATCTTTTTTCCCAAGGTTCTTATGGCCCAGCAGCAAGTTGGGCGGCCTGAGATCACCAATTACGATTACCAGGAGTATAATGGATCCCCCGCTAACTGGTGGGCAGTTGAAGGTGCCGGTGGGCTCATGTTTTTTGCAAATGAAAGAGATGTATTAGAATATGATGGAATTGAGTGGAAGCATATAAAAACAGGTAATGGATGTCGTAGCCTGGCGAAAGGTGATGATGGAATCATTTACGTAGGAGGTTTTGGAGGCTTTGGTTATTTGCAAGCAAATAAATACGGAGAATTGAAATATCAATCCCTGAAAGAAAAAATTCCCGAAGAGTATCGGGATTTTCAGGATGTGTGGATGATCGATAACTTTCAGGGTAAAATTTATTTTACTACCAGTAATTATATCTACGTCTGGGATGGAAAATCGATCCAGGTTTTGCAATCAGATAATATGTTTCATATTTCTGCAGTAGTAAATGGAAAATTTTATTGCCGTATCTGGAATAAAGGTTTATGTGTGTTAAAAGACGGCAAATTTGAACTGGTTCCCGGCGGCGAACAATTTGCAGAGGAGCGTATTTATGAAATGCTACCCTATGATGATCATAAGGTTTTATTAGGAACAAGGGATAAAGGTTTTTTTCTCTATGATGGTAAAACGATCAGGCCTTTTAAAACCGAGGTTGATAAATTTATTCAAGGAGTTATTTATTCCCCCGGAGTAGCACTTCAGAACGGCAACTTTATTATAAATACTTTCCAGGGTGCATATTTAATGGATCATAAGGGGCGCCTTCTTCAGGAATATACTAAAGCAACGGGTTTAAAAAACGAAGGTTTATATTTTGTATATGTAGACTCACGTAATATTTTATGGTTGCTGAGTTATGGCGGGATTTCAATGTTAAATTTACAATCGCCATATACTTATCTTGGTTCTGAGAAGGGAATTCCTGCCGATGCTATTACTCAGGTTCAAAAAAAAGAGGATTTTCTTTATCTGGCAACTAACCAGAATGGAATATATTATCGAAAACAGGGGCAAGAAAAATTTAGCCATATTGTAGGTACGACGGGACAAACTTTTACCATTAAAAAGGTGAAAGGTCGACTGTATGTTGCTTCTACAGAAGGTTTACTGGAAATTAAAGGGAATAGTTTCGAATATGTAAGAAAAAGTGAGAATTATGATTTTCGCGCAAATTTCATTTTACCTTCTGAAAAAAATCCCAATACTTTATTTGTAGGGGCGGAAGGCAAAATAGCTGCTTTTAATTTTGATGAAAAAACCAGTCAGTTTAAAGAGGTTTCTTCTCTTGAAATAAGCTTTCTAAATATAATTAATGATAAGGATGATAATCTTTGGATTACAAATAATGATAAAGGTAAACTGACGAAACTGATTCCTGAAATAAAAGATGGTAAGGTTGACCTTGAAGCCTCACAAATTATCACCTATGATACCGTTAATGGATTGCCTGACAAGACTATTGATTTTTTCAAGCCATTTGATAAGGTGATTTTTGTTGATTCAGAAAATAAGACTTTCCGATTTGATCCCATGACAAATACTTTTAAAAAATATGATACCCCTATTAATAAATGGATGGATATAAACAAAGGGAATTTTGTAATTTCTAAAGATTCAACCAACAAGGTTTTCGCGTCCCTGGGTGAAGGTGTAATTGTAGCCGAACAAGAAGGAGATTCGGTCCAAATTAATGCCTCCACTTTTAAACAGCTTAAAAATGTAGCGATAAATGATATTTTTCCCGGTCCCGTTCAAGCCGATGGTACTCAAGAGGTATGGTTTGCAACGGCAGAAGGTCTTATTCGTTACGAAGGAAAGTTAGGTAATCCTCAAGTGCCCGATTTTGATCTTCAAATTAGAAATATAAATATTGCCGGGGATTCCCTGCTTTATGCCGGGGCGGGAAGCATGCCTGAAAAAATCCAGATGAATTATAAGAATAATTCCATCAGCTTCAGTTATGCGGCTCCGGTATTTGAAGGCCAAAAATATGTGGAATACAGTACCTATCTGAAAGGTTTTGACTCCCGATGGAGTGATTACTCTAAACAGACTTCCAGGGAGTATTTAAACCTACCGGCTGGCAACTATACTTTTAAGGTAAAAGCTAAAAGTTCATTAGGTAAAACCAGCGATGAAGTTTCAGTGCCTTTCAGTATTGCATCGCCCTGGTACCTTACCTGGTGGGCCTATATTTTATACGCACTTGCCTTTATTGCCATTATCTACCTTATAGTTCACCGTAGAACCCGAATGTTGCGAACCAGGCAGAAGGTTCTGGAAGAAAGAGTAGCGGAGCGAACCCGGGAAGTACAAAAAAGACTGGGAGAACTGGCAACCATCAATCATGTAAGTACAGCGCTTACCGAAAAATTAAAATTAAACGAACTCATTCAACTGGTAGGAGATGAAATGAAGAAATTGTTCAATTCAGATATCACCTACCTGGCTTTGCTCGATCGTGAGAACAATATCATCAATTTCCCCTATCAGGATGGGGATAATATAAAACCACAAAAAATAGGAAATGGTCTTACCTCCAAAATAATTACTACGGGAGAACCATTATTGATCAACAGGGATACCGATATAGTAGCCGAATTTGATAAAATGGGAATAAAAGAATCTGGGAAAAGAGCGGTTTCTTACCTGGGCGTTCCCATTCCCGTGGAAGATAAGATCATTGGTGCGATAAGCGTCCAGAGCACCCAGCAGGAAAGCAGGTTCAACGAGGAAGACAAGCGGCTACTCAATACCATTGCAATAAATGTTGGGGTAGCGCTGCATAACGCCGAATTGTTTGAACAGGCTAGAGAAGCCAAAATTAGAGCAGAAGAGGCCAATGAAGCGAAAAGCGCTTTCCTTTCCACCGTTAGTCACGAATTGCGAACTCCGCTGACCTCTGTTCTCGGATTTGCAAAAATCATCAGAAAACGTTTAGAAGATAAAATATTCCCGGCTGTAAATATTGACGACCAGAAGATCAAGAAAACAATGAAGCAGGTAAGTGAGAATCTTGATGTGGTGGTTTCAGAAGGAGAAAGGCTCACCACCCTGATCAATGATGTGCTGGATCTGGCAAAAATAGAATCGGGCCGTATGGAATGGAATATGAAACCTGTATTGATGCAGGACGCCATAGGCCGGGCCATCGCCAGTACAAAATCACTGTTTGAAAATAAAAAGGTAAGCCTTAAGAAAAATATTCCTAAAGATCTGCCTATGGTCAATGGGGATGAAGATAAACTCATCCAGGTTGTTATCAATCTATTGTCCAACGCTGTAAAATTCACCGATAAAGGTAAAGTACAGATCGAAGCATATTTAGAGAAAGATCAGATTATCGTTGAGGTTCAGGATACCGGGATTGGCATAGCCGAAGAAGACCGTCATAAGGTATTTGAGAAATTCAGGCAGGCAGGGGATACTTTGACCGATAAACCAAAAGGTACAGGTTTAGGTTTGCCAATTTGCCGTGAAATTATTGAACATCATGGAGGCATAATCTGGATGAAAAGTGAGCTTGGTGTAGGCAGCACTTTCTTCTTTTCAATTCCAGTGCTGGGAGAAGGAGTCCCCCAACAGCCATTAGAGCTGGATCGAATTCTGAAAAGCTTAAAAAAACAAATAAAGCATTCCT
This genomic interval carries:
- a CDS encoding response regulator; protein product: MAQQQVGRPEITNYDYQEYNGSPANWWAVEGAGGLMFFANERDVLEYDGIEWKHIKTGNGCRSLAKGDDGIIYVGGFGGFGYLQANKYGELKYQSLKEKIPEEYRDFQDVWMIDNFQGKIYFTTSNYIYVWDGKSIQVLQSDNMFHISAVVNGKFYCRIWNKGLCVLKDGKFELVPGGEQFAEERIYEMLPYDDHKVLLGTRDKGFFLYDGKTIRPFKTEVDKFIQGVIYSPGVALQNGNFIINTFQGAYLMDHKGRLLQEYTKATGLKNEGLYFVYVDSRNILWLLSYGGISMLNLQSPYTYLGSEKGIPADAITQVQKKEDFLYLATNQNGIYYRKQGQEKFSHIVGTTGQTFTIKKVKGRLYVASTEGLLEIKGNSFEYVRKSENYDFRANFILPSEKNPNTLFVGAEGKIAAFNFDEKTSQFKEVSSLEISFLNIINDKDDNLWITNNDKGKLTKLIPEIKDGKVDLEASQIITYDTVNGLPDKTIDFFKPFDKVIFVDSENKTFRFDPMTNTFKKYDTPINKWMDINKGNFVISKDSTNKVFASLGEGVIVAEQEGDSVQINASTFKQLKNVAINDIFPGPVQADGTQEVWFATAEGLIRYEGKLGNPQVPDFDLQIRNINIAGDSLLYAGAGSMPEKIQMNYKNNSISFSYAAPVFEGQKYVEYSTYLKGFDSRWSDYSKQTSREYLNLPAGNYTFKVKAKSSLGKTSDEVSVPFSIASPWYLTWWAYILYALAFIAIIYLIVHRRTRMLRTRQKVLEERVAERTREVQKRLGELATINHVSTALTEKLKLNELIQLVGDEMKKLFNSDITYLALLDRENNIINFPYQDGDNIKPQKIGNGLTSKIITTGEPLLINRDTDIVAEFDKMGIKESGKRAVSYLGVPIPVEDKIIGAISVQSTQQESRFNEEDKRLLNTIAINVGVALHNAELFEQAREAKIRAEEANEAKSAFLSTVSHELRTPLTSVLGFAKIIRKRLEDKIFPAVNIDDQKIKKTMKQVSENLDVVVSEGERLTTLINDVLDLAKIESGRMEWNMKPVLMQDAIGRAIASTKSLFENKKVSLKKNIPKDLPMVNGDEDKLIQVVINLLSNAVKFTDKGKVQIEAYLEKDQIIVEVQDTGIGIAEEDRHKVFEKFRQAGDTLTDKPKGTGLGLPICREIIEHHGGIIWMKSELGVGSTFFFSIPVLGEGVPQQPLELDRILKSLKKQIKHSSQKANVISEPTILVVDDATPIRSLLRQELSEAGYRVKEAENGKEALEMVRNSKPDLIILDVMMPEINGFDVAAVLKNDPSTMDIPIIILSIVKDKERGLRIGVDRYLTKPINTEELFHEVDVLLEQGVSKKKVLVVDEDFSAVKTLSEVLSARGYKVVESNSKDLFETATKSRPDIIMLNSVSNGDQKVLKDLKLQKGMENVMFFIYK